One stretch of Acholeplasma laidlawii PG-8A DNA includes these proteins:
- a CDS encoding AbiH family protein has translation MLLVLGNGFDIQCGLKTDYLDYFNQRYSKEDFQITIDYFNQIQSKMDYDNSLNLNNSIYRIINRMTESDINLLFDQISIWDVVFISEKIVKKNAGWHNVENLIFEYISENKISLIDIQKQGKNYSSLVRTFNPLFALISKAFELKEMTFSQIEYNKWLLDQLKIIELDFKEYVSNQLRLNKIKYERRNSLLYKEFSKIASSVNDSIFSLINFNYSIPTFTRNYDDIKQWNMTNIHGSIHSEEVIFGIDEQDLESKKWIKSNESKYLFTKTARKIHAYDGDESFNLKEAVKGHILIYGHSLNPQDYSYFQSIFDACNLIESTTIIYFAWSNFDKKRKVRTDTVNNAIKLLKNYGESIPNAVGNNLLHRMLLEKRIRIIEITNINDVKSGYYFYNYKD, from the coding sequence ATGCTACTTGTTTTAGGCAATGGATTTGATATTCAATGTGGGTTAAAAACGGATTATCTTGATTATTTTAATCAAAGATATAGTAAAGAGGATTTTCAAATTACTATTGATTATTTTAATCAAATTCAATCTAAAATGGATTATGATAATTCGCTAAATTTGAATAATTCGATATACAGAATTATAAATAGAATGACAGAATCAGATATAAATTTGCTGTTTGATCAGATATCCATTTGGGATGTTGTTTTTATTAGTGAAAAAATAGTTAAAAAGAATGCTGGGTGGCATAATGTTGAAAATCTGATTTTTGAATATATTTCAGAAAACAAAATATCACTAATAGACATACAAAAACAAGGTAAAAATTATAGCAGTCTAGTTAGAACATTCAATCCATTGTTTGCTTTAATAAGCAAAGCATTCGAATTGAAAGAAATGACTTTTTCACAAATAGAGTATAATAAATGGCTTCTAGATCAATTAAAAATAATTGAATTAGATTTTAAAGAGTATGTCAGTAATCAATTACGCTTAAATAAAATCAAATATGAAAGAAGAAATTCATTGTTATACAAAGAGTTTTCTAAAATTGCAAGTTCTGTTAATGATTCAATATTTTCACTAATTAATTTCAACTATAGTATACCAACATTTACTAGAAACTATGATGATATTAAACAGTGGAACATGACTAATATTCATGGAAGTATTCATTCAGAGGAAGTCATTTTTGGTATAGATGAACAAGATTTAGAATCGAAAAAATGGATTAAGTCAAATGAAAGTAAATACTTATTTACAAAGACGGCTAGAAAAATACATGCATATGATGGAGATGAGAGTTTCAACTTGAAAGAGGCTGTTAAAGGTCACATACTAATATATGGACATTCACTAAATCCACAAGATTATTCATATTTTCAGAGTATTTTTGATGCATGTAATTTAATAGAAAGTACAACCATTATATATTTTGCATGGAGTAACTTTGATAAGAAAAGAAAGGTCAGAACTGATACAGTGAATAATGCTATCAAACTATTAAAAAACTATGGAGAATCAATACCAAATGCTGTGGGAAATAATTTACTTCATAGAATGTTATTAGAAAAAAGGATCAGAATTATTGAAATTACCAATATAAATGATGTAAAAAGTGGATATTATTTCTATAACTATAAGGATTAA
- a CDS encoding Abi family protein yields MTGKTSKYIDIHITKSKLMKKLIFSNAQEEERCSKYLDLKGVAYHVVLINFIGLDDDGKIKYKTVSDLYKYDKRLRNRLYKFISAFEEQIRAFIANSHNHGLSTLKLGESIKANLKNGSNIAFELEDLDFGQLIQIVEKFTDKDLKRMFPNSDEYVIQNLRAIKELRNAISHHRILLMYDDYETCYINGEEKNDLTNNIKNLVNMISDYYKKFLIESVNDAINDKRDVNFKLLDNLEIKI; encoded by the coding sequence ATGACTGGGAAAACTAGTAAATATATAGATATCCATATCACAAAATCAAAACTCATGAAGAAATTGATATTTAGTAATGCGCAGGAAGAAGAACGCTGCAGTAAATATCTTGATTTAAAAGGTGTTGCTTATCATGTGGTATTGATAAATTTTATTGGATTAGATGATGATGGAAAGATTAAATATAAAACTGTCTCTGATTTATATAAATATGATAAAAGACTTAGAAATCGTTTATACAAGTTCATATCAGCCTTTGAAGAGCAAATCAGGGCATTTATAGCTAATAGCCATAACCATGGACTTTCTACATTAAAATTAGGTGAAAGTATAAAAGCTAACTTAAAAAATGGAAGTAATATTGCCTTTGAATTAGAAGATCTAGATTTTGGTCAACTAATTCAGATAGTCGAGAAATTCACTGATAAAGATCTTAAGAGAATGTTTCCAAATAGTGACGAGTATGTTATTCAAAATTTAAGAGCAATCAAAGAACTTAGAAATGCGATTAGTCATCATAGAATTCTTTTAATGTACGATGACTATGAAACTTGCTATATAAACGGAGAAGAAAAAAACGATCTAACAAACAATATTAAGAATTTGGTTAATATGATAAGTGACTATTATAAAAAGTTCCTAATAGAGAGTGTTAATGATGCTATTAACGATAAAAGAGATGTTAATTTCAAACTTCTAGATAATTTAGAAATAAAGATTTAG
- a CDS encoding GH36-type glycosyl hydrolase domain-containing protein: MKLKQDVISIYQKISLFESGQLNITKLASGAYYLDDELTLITDPVNSGARFPYAVNGMTIWAYASGYISINHSSYYILPPNLEGKEPFLDFFGIEQDGNNTYPVSLLGVSERNDEIENKRYTVFSKNIAYYITVTKNFLYAVTVYISKDFKIYFNTVAHNLTGETKQITLSSFFNMLFKYDSGESIETKWFKKVSYENNMFIYDAPEDIDRHTRIENYGVVKRHLHTKPKNIQNTTSRIDYVGKRYRSVRNALSIRSLKFEKAPLVTNFTDTAINADLINYEVKAYDTIISSYRIETCHDKDTLNKMMASDLTDKEIKKVYEGLSNTQSYDFDNFGISFKGVNDNRVDDKVLNQFLKLVNYQIHFSSLSSNSGTVFLGVRDVMQQLESSLIWDRKNVRSKILEVLSFIDPSGLPPRQYALPPKEGNPRMDLRPFIDQGLWIISTLHTYLAYTEDYDILNEVCGYYERIEPNSAKKSKVENSVLEHLIRVTNYLVSNIDPSTYGLKALYGDWNDALDGLGLIEGSSGYGNGVSVMATLQLYENLERMIEILKLVDPQNEHINTYEVVRHNLSLGINKYAVVIKQDEKRVLHGWGHDRSYFVGSFNDPDGHSRNSLTSNAFYIISDMIKNTPEMKPHLLHAFHNLDSKYGLKTFDPAMQDFHGFGRIINLPPGTAENAATYVHATLFGVLALYMLGEGDFANEQVLKVLPITKKEMSTSPFIMPNSYVHNEELNMDGESMSDWYTGSANTLLKTLIRGLFGLEVKFDHLRLRPSKAFFSKEATLMVSIGNKLTRIVYKNNNNGNRTFKLNGKVIEAKLDTLSGLLYIDINKSILEHQNVIHIQD, encoded by the coding sequence ATGAAACTTAAACAAGATGTAATCAGTATTTATCAAAAAATTTCACTTTTTGAAAGTGGCCAATTAAATATTACAAAGCTTGCTAGTGGTGCTTACTACTTAGATGATGAATTAACACTTATAACAGATCCTGTCAATAGTGGAGCTAGGTTTCCATATGCCGTAAATGGTATGACCATTTGGGCATATGCATCAGGTTATATTTCAATAAACCATTCATCTTACTATATACTACCGCCAAATTTAGAAGGTAAAGAACCATTTTTAGATTTTTTTGGAATTGAACAAGATGGTAACAACACATATCCTGTGTCTTTACTAGGTGTATCAGAGCGTAATGATGAAATAGAAAATAAACGTTACACAGTGTTTAGTAAAAATATAGCTTACTATATTACAGTTACTAAGAACTTCTTATATGCGGTTACAGTCTATATTAGTAAAGACTTTAAAATTTACTTTAATACAGTAGCACACAACCTAACAGGAGAGACCAAACAAATTACACTTTCATCATTCTTTAATATGCTATTTAAATATGATAGCGGTGAAAGTATTGAAACAAAATGGTTTAAAAAGGTAAGTTATGAAAATAACATGTTTATATATGATGCACCAGAAGATATTGATAGACACACCAGAATTGAAAATTATGGTGTGGTTAAAAGACATCTTCATACAAAACCTAAAAACATTCAAAATACAACTTCAAGAATTGATTATGTAGGTAAACGTTATAGATCAGTTCGTAATGCTTTAAGCATTCGAAGTCTAAAATTTGAAAAAGCACCCCTTGTTACAAATTTTACAGATACTGCAATTAATGCTGATTTAATTAACTACGAAGTGAAAGCCTATGATACCATCATTAGTAGTTACCGTATTGAAACATGCCACGATAAAGATACATTAAATAAGATGATGGCATCTGATTTAACTGATAAAGAAATTAAAAAAGTATATGAAGGTTTATCTAATACTCAAAGTTATGATTTTGATAACTTTGGCATCTCCTTTAAAGGTGTAAATGACAATCGAGTAGATGATAAAGTCTTAAATCAGTTTTTAAAGTTAGTTAATTACCAAATACACTTCTCATCCCTATCTTCAAACTCAGGTACCGTATTTTTAGGTGTTAGAGATGTTATGCAACAATTAGAATCATCACTGATTTGGGATAGAAAAAATGTAAGAAGTAAAATATTAGAAGTCCTTTCCTTTATTGATCCATCCGGATTACCGCCTAGACAATATGCGCTTCCTCCTAAAGAGGGTAATCCGAGGATGGATTTAAGACCATTTATTGACCAAGGTCTATGGATTATTTCAACCCTTCATACCTATTTAGCATATACTGAGGATTATGATATCTTAAATGAAGTATGTGGGTATTATGAGCGTATTGAACCAAACAGTGCTAAAAAATCTAAAGTAGAAAACTCTGTATTAGAACACTTAATTAGAGTTACTAATTACTTAGTGTCTAATATTGATCCAAGTACATATGGCCTAAAGGCATTATACGGAGACTGGAATGATGCACTTGATGGCTTAGGTTTAATTGAAGGTAGTTCAGGTTATGGTAATGGTGTTTCTGTTATGGCAACACTCCAACTATATGAAAACTTAGAACGCATGATTGAAATCTTAAAACTAGTTGATCCTCAAAATGAACATATTAACACATATGAGGTGGTAAGACATAATTTATCTTTAGGCATTAATAAATACGCAGTCGTAATAAAGCAAGATGAAAAACGCGTTTTACATGGTTGGGGACATGACAGAAGTTACTTTGTAGGTAGCTTTAATGACCCGGATGGTCACTCAAGAAATAGCTTAACCTCTAATGCTTTTTATATCATCTCAGATATGATTAAAAATACACCTGAGATGAAACCACATTTATTACACGCATTCCATAATCTTGACTCTAAATATGGTCTAAAAACATTTGATCCAGCCATGCAAGACTTCCACGGATTTGGTCGTATTATAAACCTACCACCTGGTACAGCTGAAAATGCAGCAACTTATGTACATGCAACACTTTTTGGTGTCTTAGCACTTTATATGTTAGGTGAAGGAGATTTTGCTAATGAGCAAGTCTTGAAAGTTTTACCTATTACTAAAAAGGAAATGTCTACATCACCATTTATTATGCCAAACTCATATGTACACAATGAGGAGCTTAACATGGACGGTGAGTCCATGAGTGACTGGTATACAGGTTCTGCAAATACATTACTTAAAACTTTAATTCGTGGTTTATTTGGCCTTGAAGTAAAGTTTGATCACCTAAGACTTCGTCCATCAAAAGCATTCTTCTCAAAAGAAGCAACACTGATGGTAAGTATTGGTAACAAACTTACACGCATCGTGTATAAAAACAATAACAACGGTAATAGAACATTTAAATTAAATGGTAAAGTAATCGAAGCTAAACTAGATACTTTAAGTGGTCTACTATATATAGATATTAATAAATCCATATTGGAACACCAAAATGTAATACATATACAAGACTAA